DNA sequence from the Callospermophilus lateralis isolate mCalLat2 chromosome 2, mCalLat2.hap1, whole genome shotgun sequence genome:
ttttctttcttcaatcCCATCCCTAAGGACCCCCACACTGTTTTtatctgttagagtctgtaaacaagtctggatggtgcactGCGGCACTTATCATTTTGTGACTTTCCTTAGTCCAAATTCTCCCATCATTTCTTTCCATGGGGGAACAGAAAGGAAAAGGCAGGAACACCCCAAAGTCTCTCTTCTCACAGCCTGAGGGTGGGATCTGATTACTGCAGAGCACTGATAAGCATTTGAGGAAGCCCTTCATTTCCCTAAGTGTGGTCACACTTTTCTAGGGTGGGAAGGAGAGGAGTGGTCTTGGAGAAGGAGATCTTGGTAGAACAGTAAATGTTCTAAGGAAGCAGTTTCAACTTTCCTGGGGACTTGCCCACCCTGTCCCAGGCTGGACGCCACCTTGATGGGAATGTTCTCTGACACAGCTCTTACCCCTGGGCCTGCCACCAGCGCCTGTTCCACGTGTCACAGGTTTGGACTTGGCCTTTCTATTCTTGCTCCAGTAATAAACCAGCATCAGCAAGCCCAGAGTGACAATGATGTCGACTACGATGACTGTGGCCACAGCCGTCAGATCCACCTCTACGCAGTTCTCACACACTACCGGGACCAGGGGCAGAGAGaagagaaatgacagagaagggaAGATATCAGGGCACTGGAGAAGAGGGAGGAACAGATGAAGGCGATTTTCCCCTCAATACTCACACACTTGCCACAGGCCCTTCCCTTCAATATATTTATAACAACGATAACAATTAGCAAGCTATAGTCCAACGGTCTTGGGTTCAAGTCCTAGCTTCATTACTCACTAGTTATGGGAATTGTGCAATGTATTTTTGACTCACAAAATCTCTGTTTCTTCATCTACGAAATGGTAATAAAGTAGTACTTAACTCACATGGCTTTTGAGAAGAATACATGGAAAAAAAATCCCTGGCAAGTTCAGTGCTTGAAATTTTATAAGCACTCGATAAATGTTAGCTCTCCTTGTGATTTCATTATTATAATCTAGTTTAGACGGTTTAAAAACAGTGGCTTTGACTTCCTTTGCAAGTCCCTCTAAAGAATGTATCTCTGGATAAAGCATCAGATAAACTCATATTGTAATTCTGGGTGTGACACAATCCAAATGACCCAAGCCTGTCCCTTGGGAAGTTGCTATTTTAGAACAAGAGCTGACTGAGATTATCCAAACAGCCCCATATTGGTTTTTAATCTTTTCTAGAAAATACTGATGCTGTGTGGCCTTGGACACTCCCAGGGTTGAGTATAGAAGGAAGCCCTGGGACATCAGAGGACTGTGAGTTGGGTTGGAGAAGTCATGGAGCATGTTACCTCTAGCTCTCAGGTATAGATAATGgatattctctttttcttttggggTTGTGTAGCAGGCGTAATAACCACTGTCATCCATTTCTGAAAAATTCTTCAGTAACAGTTGTTCTTCATTTTCGCCTTCTAgttttccttcatttctttccCAATTTATTGTACCCTGCAGAGTTTTTGGAGGGCAtgtcagaatcacatcagttcctGAGATGGAGACTTTGTATtctgaggaatgagagaaaagagaaaggaaattggAGGGAGAAACCAGAAAAATTCCCCAAAGGTCAAACTAATgacaaaagaatcaataaaatgtAAGAATTCACATCCTGGTTTTACCCGCTACTGGCTAGAGAGTGTGTGAGGAAGGGATCACCCTCTGAAAGCTGGCTTCAGTTATAGGCAGGAACATTGGAACTTGGGGAGGGAAGGACGGAAGTAAAGAAAACCCCACGAAGGTCCCTATTTGAAACTTTTCTAAAATGGGAGTTGGGCACATAATGTTGAGGGGCCCtcagttcttttgttttttggttgtaTACATAATATACTCatacaatttgtgtcttcatacatgtactttggatagtaatgatcttcacattccaccatcattaattaccccatgccccctcccttcccctccaacccctctgccctttctagagttcttctattcctcccatgctctggctccctatcccactatgaatcagcctccttatatcaaagaaaacatccagcgtttggttttttggggggccCTCAGTTTTTGAGGCTAATCTTTCTTGATTACTTTCTTTACAATCCACCAATTTGCATCTTTAGACAAAGCATAATTAAAGGACCATAAACTCACGTATCTGTGTTAGGTCATCtgcaaatagaaaaaaaggaagatTAGAAAGAAAAAGTCCTGGTTtaagtttaattttttatttgtattggcaattgaacccaggggtgttctcagtgagccacactcccagtcctttttattttttactctgagacagggtctccctaagttgctaaggctggttttgaatttgtgatcctcctgcctcagcctcctgaattacaggcatgttccaccatGCCTAGCTTAAGTTTAAATTTGAGGTAAAATTTTTCTAATGGGTCTAAACACTTTCCCTATCAGTCCCCAGAGAGGGGAGCCCCAGTCTTGAAAATGATGTGTGCACTTAGCCTCTGAGATACACTTATTGACATGACTCACGTACAGTAAATTGCAAGCGTGGCAGCATGTGCTCTTAGGCCCAGGACTGCAACTCAGAAAGTCTAAAAATCTTCAGGTTTATCTTCTTGTATTAGCTAGATTATCTTTCAGATAAATATCAAAGGATCTTCTCAGAGATAAAAAAATCTTTTACATGTTTGGGTCACTGATTCTTGGCCTTACCTATGTCTCTTTATTCAGGAATTCCCCCccaacacacttttttttttttttttttgcagtactgaggatggaacccagggccttgctcatgctatcattgagctgcagccccaaccccagaaattctttcctttttttttttttgtactggaaattaaacccagggcgtttaaccatggagccacatccccagctcttttttatattttacttagagatagggGCTTATTGAGTcacttaggatcttgctaagttactgaagctggccttgaactcatgatcttcctgtctcagcctccagagccactgggattataaggatGTGCCTCTGTGCCCAGCCAGAAATTCTTTCTTATAACTAACACAGTCTTTTGTAATAGAAATCAAATACCTTTCTTTTTATTCCATGTACTTTTCTCTGTTATTGCCTTTAAATGATGTGAATCAGTCTACACATTTTAAGGAAATTATTCTCCCAATAAAAAGTGGCTTTATATTATCTCAGAGACACTGTGGTACTGGATAAAGAGCACTGGACTCTGAGACATAAATCTTGTGTCTGTATCTCAGATCTGCCCTACTCTATATGTGCAATGGCAAGTCATTTAACATCTCTGAACCCCAGTTTCTTCATCAGGGAAATCTCCATTTGTAAGAATTAAATGGATTCTGGGGTCTGAGGTTGTAgcgcagtggtagagtgcttgcctggcacgtataaggcactgggttgatcctcagcaccacataaaaataaacaaataaaatgaatgtattgtgtccatctataactaaaaaaattttttaaaaacttaaaaaaaaatattagtttcttttttcctttctttcttgggGTCCTGATACCATAGAGAACAGAATTGAGCTTTGACTCTGCCACCCAGATAGTCATTTGGCTGAGGCTGTACACAACATAAACAAAAATCCTTCTCCATCTGGTGATAAATTGGAAGTTGAATATAATGACAATAGATGGTATTATTTTGATTTAATAATTTTTCAGCactgatttttttagaaatattatgTGAATCAGAAATCGCAAATAAGTTAAAAGTAAATAGACAGTATGCTTGGCTTGGTAGGTTTGTttgaaaaacaaatgtaaaaaaaattgcTCACAACCCTTATTCACACAAATTCAGTAGCAGAGCTTAGATTTACATGTGCTCATACAAGGGCCTAGATGTGTCTATGTCTACAAATAGGTATGTTCACAGGATTGTAAACACATGCGTGGTATTTCATAATGGTTAAGAAAATGAACTTCAGTATCTTATAAATTTACACTTATGCCTTATGATTGggctatctttccattttctaagtctTTGTTTTCTTATCTGTAGAGTAGGAATATTAAAAGAACTGAATGAGGAAATCTGGGTAAGATATTTAGGGCAATATCTAGAACACACATATCTAATACACTTTAATGCTTATTATCTAGATTCAGTGTGCTTTCTATATAATAATAGCTAAAATTCACATACTGCCTTCTATAGGTCAGGTAATGTCTAAGAATTCAAAAGAATTACTCTTTCAACACTTATAATAACATAAAATGGGtatcattattatttccattttatacatgACGATGTACAAAGAGAAGTTAACTGTTCAGACATATAGCAACTAGGGAGTTGGACCAGGATTCAAACATGGCCATCCAGCTTCAGAGTTAGACCTTTAACCTCATACTGTATGCCCTTCTCTCTTCTGCCTAAAGTCTCTCTCTTCTTCAAAATACCAGTTCATCCTTTAAAACTCAGCTCAAGAATTGCCACCCCCAGGGAGCCTTCttcaattacattctgcagagttgGCCATTCTTCTCTTTATACTTCATGTTACTCTGTATCTACCCATATCATGGCATACAACACACTTTAATATCATTTTTTTGGACTTCCATACAAGACATGTGGATCCCCAAGGAGAAGGAATTAGCAAAGCATTTATATTTTTGTTCATTTACT
Encoded proteins:
- the Cd3e gene encoding T-cell surface glycoprotein CD3 epsilon chain, which translates into the protein MVEHAYDLTQIQYKVSISGTDVILTCPPKTLQGTINWERNEGKLEGENEEQLLLKNFSEMDDSGYYACYTTPKEKENIHYLYLRARVCENCVEVDLTAVATVIVVDIIVTLGLLMLVYYWSKNRKAKSKPVTRGTGAGGRPRGQKKERPPPVPNPDYEPIRKGQRDLYSGLNQRGI